A window of Kribbella sp. NBC_00382 genomic DNA:
GCGCAGCTCGAACTTCGCCGTCGCCACCAGGTCCGGGTAGACACAGACCGCGGCCACCTGGGGCGCGGTCGGATCGGCCGGGTCCGGGCGTTTGGCCTTCGCGCAGAGCGCGCGCACCTTGCCCGGGGTGTCCGAGCCCTCCAGTGTGGTGAGATCGATCATCTGGATGGCGAGATCGAGCGCGTACGCCTTGGCGGTGGTCTTGATCGACCGGGTGCTCAGGGCGGCGGCCCGGGCTTCGGCGCCGACCTGGTCGACGCCCGGCAGGCCCAGCAGGAACCGGCGCAGCCGGTCCTCGGACGAGGTCACGTCGGCGAGACTGTCGACGCCAGTGTCGGTAGTGGTCACGCTCGGCAGTCTAATCCGCTTTCGGCCCGCCCGTTCCCGGCCGAATGTGGGCCTGTGGACATTCGGCGGCTACCTTGACGGGGTGAATTCGAAGTCCCTGGAGAACGAGCAGTACCTGTCGCAGTCGAACCGGATCACCGCGGTCGTGGTGATGGTGATCGGCGCGCTCGGCGTGATCGACATCCTGGCGGAGTGGCGCACGCTTGGCGGCCTGGTGGCCGGCTGCGTGATCGGCCTGGTGGTCCTGGCAGCGTACGTCGGTCTGTTCCGCCCGTCCGTCACGCTCCGCCCCGGCGACCTGCTGATCCGTAACCACCTGCGCGACCACGTGGTGCCGTGGAACAAGATCACCGACGTCGATGTGACCGACATCCTGCGCATCCACACCGACGACCGGCGGCTGCGCTGCCCGGGCGTCCAGCTGGTGATGCGGGACATCCGCAAGCAACGGGCCGGCGGCCGCAAGCTGAAGGCGGAGAACTCGATGTCCCGCGCGGAGTTCGTCGTCGACCGGATCGACTACCACGTGAACCTGTACGGCGGAACGGGCTCCGCCGATGCGGAGATCGTCACCTCCTGGGCCCGCCCCGAGCTGACCATCGCGGCAGTGCTCGCCGTCGTCGCACTGGTTGCCCAGCTCCTGCGCTGATGCACCCCTGACGCGGTCATGATGCGGAGATGACGAGTTCGCTGTCCCGCCGGAGCTTGCTGGTGGCTGGAGCAGCTGCGGTAGTCGCTGGCGTCAGTGGCGTCGGCCTGGTGGAGGCGGGCGTAGTACCGGGTCGCGGGCGGCTGAACGACGTACTGGGTCTTACTGGCGAAGACGGTGTGGCTCCTGACGTCCCGCCCGGTGCGGTGGAGTCCGGCAGCTTCGCGTCGGCTGCTCGCGGTACGAAGGTCGGCTGGACGGTGATGTACCCGCACGGGTCGCAGGCCGACGATGCGCTGCCGGTGGTATTGATGCTGCATGGACGTGGTGGAGACCACACGTCGGCCATCAACGACCTCAACGCTGACCGCTACCTCACAGCCGCAGTACAAGCTGGTACGGCGCCCTTCGCGCTCGCTGCCGTCGACGGGGGAGCCGACAACTACTGGCATCGCCGCGCGTCCGGTGACGACCCGTCGCGGATGTTGACGGCGGAGTTCCTTCCTGTGCTGAAGAAGCTCGGACTGCGCACCGAGCGGATCGGCGTACTGGGGTGGTCAATGGGTGGCTATGGCGCACTGCTGCTCGCGGCCGATGAAGGGGCGAAGCAGGTCGCGGCGGTCGGGGCGTTGAGTCCGGCCCTTTGGCACAAGGCTTCGCAGGCCGCGGGCGGTGCCTATGACGGGTCCGACGACTTTCAGCGAAACCAGGTGTTCGGGCGGGCGGCCGATCTCAAAGATGTTGCCCTGCGCATCGATTGTGGGCGGGACGACCCCTTCGCGGACGCGGTCCGGGACCTGCGGACAGAGGTCACGGCAGACGGCGGGTTGCAGGCCGGAGCGCACACGGTCGGTTACTGGCGGCGCATGCTCGGGCCCCAACTCGCCTTCCTCGGTGAGAAAATCCGGGATTAGCGGAACTTCACCGTGATCGGTAGCGTCCGAGTCCCGTGTCCATCGCCTGGGTGAACCCCCGGGTCGCCAGGATGGTCACCGCAAGGTCCCCCGAATCACCGAGAGTGGAGCCCATGTTCAACCTCTCCAGCAAGAAACTGCGGACTCTGGCCGGCGTCGCCGCCGTCGCCGGGTTCGCAGCCCTCGCAGTACCGACCCAGGCCGCCCAGGCCGCGGGTGGAGTGCCGCAGCCGGTCGCCTCGGAGACCGGCGTCGCCGCCGAGTCCCAGGCGAAGGTGCAGAGCGCGCAGCCCAGCACCAAGTCGTACGCCACCGACACGGCGATCGTTAAGAACAACAAGCTGTACAAGACCGGCGCGATCGCCGCGTCGAAGTGCAAGGAGGTCCGCGGGCCGCTCAGCACCGCCAACGCGGTCAAGGCCTACGACCAGACGATGGTCAACTGCATGTGGGCCGCGTGGGCGCCGACGCTGAAGGCCTCCGGCGCGAACTACCACATCAAGCCGACCCTGGTGATGTACACGTCGCGGGCCAAGACGTACTGCGGCGTCATCAGCCAGCCGACGTCGTACTACTGCGGTCACGGCGCCAAGGCCGAGATCTACATCCCGGGCGCCTACGTGGTGAACTTCTACAAGCAGAACCCGGTCTACGCCCGCGCCTACGCGACCAACACGATCGCGCACGAGTACGGCCACCACGTGCAGTACATGACCGGCATCCTGAGCGCGTCCTGGAACCGTCAGTACGCGCTGTCCGGCAGCGCCGCCAAGCTGGAGGAGAACCGCCGCCGTGAGCTGCAGGCCTCCTGCCTCGGCTCGGCGATGATCGGCGCCAACAAGCGCTACTACCCGATGAGCGGCGCGCTCTACACCCAGTGGAAGTACGTCGTCTCGCACTCCGGCGACATCAAGGGCTACCCGCGCGACCACGGCTCGTTCGCGAACCACAATTTCTGGTCGACGGCCGGCTTCAACGCCAGCAGCTCCGCCACCTACGCGAAGTACTGCAACACCTTCAATGCGGTCTCCAGCCGGGTCTCCTGACCCGATTGGGACAATCTCGGGGTGATCCCCGAGTAACCCAGCCGCCCGGAACGCAGTTTGCGTTCCGGGCGGTTTTGTTCGATCCGGTCTTATGTTGCAATTTGGCCGACACGTTCACGATCTGCGATCGTGTGGCTACCGTGTTTCGGGTCCGCACGCCTTACAGTCTTGGTCGACCCACGAACGGCAGGAGTCAAGGATCGTGAACTACGACGAGTTCAACACCGAGTACACGAAGGTGCTGGACAAGATCAAGAGCGGCAAGTGCAGCTGGTCGGAGCTGTCCGGTCACGTCACCCGGCTGCGGCAGGGGACGGCCGGCATCACCACGCCGGTGGAGCGCGCGCAGATCGACAGCGATCTGGCCGCGCTCGGCCAGATGGTCGACCTGTCGCGGCGTACCAACGACAAGGAAGACGTCTGGACCGTCACCTCCGACGCGGTCCGCCGGGCCAGCAGCCTCGAGGGCAGCGTCGCCGACCGGATCGCGCGGATCGAGGCGAGCATCCACGAGATCACCACCCTCGCCAACCGCAACCCGGACGAGCGCGAGGCGCTGATGCAGTCCACCAGCACCCTCAAGATCCTGCACTCCTCCCTGCAAAGCTCCCTGCGAGCCGAACAGGCCGAAGCCGCAGCCATCAGCTGACCCGCCACCGGCTGACCCAAACACCATCAACTGACTGAGGGCTCCCAGTACCACCGGGAGCCCTCAGTCAGTTGTTTGTTCAGATGCCTGCGGCTGCGGCCAGGGCTTGCTTGATGGCGGTCAGCTCGACTGTCGCCTGCGCGCGGGCCGCTGCGACGTCATCGCCACTGACGGGGATGACGACCTCCAGGTAGCACTTGATTTTGGGTTCGGTGCCGGAGGGGCGGACTACTACCCGGGCGCCTTCCGAGAGGGTGTAGCGGAGGCCGTCGGTCGGGGGCAGCGTTTCCGTGCCTTCGTTCAGGTCTTCTGCGCGTTCCACCGCGTGGTCACCGAGTTGGGTGGGCGGGGTGGCGCGCAGTCGCCCCATCGCCGCGGTGATCAGGCTGAGGTCCTCGACGCGGACGGCCAGCTGGTCGGTGGCGTGCAGGCCGTACTTCTTCGCCAGGTCGTCGAGCAGGTCCAGCAGCGTGCGACCGGATGCCTTGGCGCCGGCGGCCAGCTGCAGCACGCGGATCAGCGTCGAGATGCCGTCTTTATCCTTGACGGCCTCAGGGTCTACGCAGTAGCCGAGGGCCTCTTCGTAGCCGAAGACCAGATTGGGCACGCGGCCGATCCACTTGAAGCCGGTGAGGGTGTCTGCGTAGTCGACGTCGTAGGCGGCGGCGATCTTGCCGAGCAGCGACGACGAGACGATCGAGCACGCGGCGACCCCGGACGGGCGGGACGAGAGCAGGAATTCGCCGAGGAGGGCGCCGAGCTCGTCACCGCGGAGCATCCGCCACCCGCCATCGGCGGCGGGATCCGGTACTGCGACAGCGCACCGATCAGCATCTGGGTCGTTGGCCACGGCGATGTCGGCCCCGACCGACCGCGCCAACTCAAGTGCCGCGTCGATCGCCCCCGGCTCCTCCGGGTTGGGGAACGACACCGTCGGGAAGTCCGGATCCGGATCCGCCTGCGACGCCACCACCGACGGCGCCGCGAATCCGGCCCGCGAGACAGCCGCCTCGACCAGCAACCGCCCGACCCCGTGCAGCGGCGTGTACGCGACGTTCAGCTCACGAGGAGCGTCGGCAGGCACCAGGGTGGCGATCCGGTCCAGGTACGCATTCAGCAGGTCGTCGCCCGCCGTCTGCCAGTCATCGCCGCGCGGCACGGAGGCAATTGCCCCGACAGCCTCAATCGCAGCGGCGATCTCGCTGTCGGCCGGCGGGACGATCTGCGAGCCGTCCCCGAGATACACCTTGTACCCGTTGTCCTGCGGCGGATTGTGCGAGGCCGTCACCACGACCCCGGCAACCGCTTTCAGATGCCTGATCCCAAACGCCACCACCGGGGTCGGCGTCGGCCGATCCAGCAATACCGCATCCAGCCCAGCACCCCGAATCACCGCCGCGGTGTCCTCGGCGAACACGTCCGACTTGTGCCGAGCGTCATATCCGATCAGTACCGGCCCATCGGTCAGCCCGTTGGCCTTCAGATACGCCGCCAGCCCGGCTGCCGCGCGGATGACGACGACCCGGTTCATCCGGTTCGACCCGGCTCCGACAGCGCCGCGCAGACCCGCAGTACCGAACTCGAGCGTGCCGGCAAACCGGTCAGCCAGCTCGGCGTCAGCCTCCGCCCCGGAGTCCAGCAACGCCTGGAGCTCGGCACGCGTATCAGGATCAGGATCCTCAGCAAGCCAAGCCTGAGCAGCAGTACGAATCAAAACGGCCTCATTGACGGTCACCACCGCACGATACCGCCCAGTACGGCCCCGCTCGGTAAAGCTGGCTTCAGTGGCCCGAGGACTGGCAGGGGCGGGCTCGGAGGTCTGCTACGTAGTCGTCTGGGGCGCCAGCTGCTTCGGCTGCTTCGGCGAGGATGCCTAGGTATCGGGCGGAGGGGAGGCCGCCCTCGTAGGCGTTGAGGACGTACATCCAGGCCAGTTGCTCGCCGTCCAGGGTCTGTACCCGGACCTGGATCTTGCGGTAGACGCCCTGATCGATGAACTCCCACTCGTCCAGCCGCTCGACGTCCTTCGGGCTGACGTCGTACAGGGCGACGAAGACCTGGTTCGTCGGGTCGCTGGGGTCCTCGACGACGGTCGCCATCGAGCCTTCCCAGCCGAGTTCCTCACCCCCGAAGGTCAGGCGCCAGCCGACGATCCACCCGGTCCCGCGCAGGGGGGAGTACGGGCACCGCTCGGCCATCAAGTTCGGGTCCAGATTCGACGCAAACGCGGCGTACAGGGTCACGACGTCACAGGATACGGAACAATGGCCTCTCGTGGCGCGAGTTGTGATCATCGGTGGCGGTCCAGGCGGGTACGAAGCGGCGAGTGCGGCCGCCCAACTAGGGGCGGAGGTGACGGTCGTCGACTCCGACGGGATCGGTGGTTCGTGCGTGCTCACGGACTGCGTCCCGAGCAAGACGCTGATCGCCACCGCGGAGGTGATGACGGAGGTCGAGGACGCCGGGCAGCTGGGCGTACGGCTCGACGACGGTGACGACGATCCGGCGAACTCCGTGCGTGTCGACCTCTCCGTGGTCAACAAACGGGTCAAGGCGCTGGCGGCGGCCCAGTCGGAGGGGATCGGCCGGCGGCTGGCCGACGACAAGGTCCGGGTGATCAACGGCCGCGGCCGCCTCGATGGCCCGGAGACCGTGGTCGTCGGCGACGAGCGGCTGGACGCCGACGTGGTGCTGATCGCCACCGGAGCAAGGCCGCGCGTACTGAAGGGCTCCGAGCCGGACGGTGAGCGGATCCTGACCTGGGAGCAGGTCTACGAGCTGGACGAGCTGCCTGAGCGGCTGATCGTTGTCGGGTCAGGTGTCACCGGCGCCGAGTTCGCGAGCGCGTACGACGCGCTTGGCAGCGACGTGGTGCTGGTCTCCTCCCGCGACCGGGTCCTGCCGGGCGAGGACAAGGACGCCGCCGAGGTCCTGGAGGACGTCTTCAAGCGTCGCGGCATGACCGTCCTGGGCAAGTCCCGGGCCGAGTCGGTCAAGCGGCACGGCGACGGCGTCCTGGTCACGCTGACCGACGGCCGCACGGTCGAGGGCTCGCATGCCCTCCTCGCGGTCGGATCGCTGCCGAACACGGAGGACATGGGCCTCGTCGAGTCGGGCGTGTCGCTGGGCGACGGCGGGTTCGTCACCGTCGACCGGGTCTCCCGTACTACGGCCCGCGGGGTGTACGCGGCCGGCGACTGTACCGGCGTACTGATGCTGGCCTCGGTCGCGGCCATGCAGGGCCGGATCGCGATGTCCCACGCGCTGGGCGACGCCGTGGCGCCGCTGGACCTGTCGACCGTCTCGTCGAACGTCTTCACCGCCCCCGAGATCGCCACCGTCGGCCTGACCCAGGCGGTACTCGACGCCGGCGGCAGTACTGCGATGGTCGTCAAGGTGCCGCTGCGGGACAACGCCCGCGCCAAGATGCAGGGCAACCGCGACGGCTTCGTCAAACTCTTCTGCCTGCCGAACACCGGGATCATCGTCGGTGGCGTGGTCGTGGCGCCGCGGGCGAGTGAGCTGATCCACCCGATCTCGCTGGCGGTCGGCGCCCGCCTGACGGTCGACCAGATGGCCCAGTCGTTCACCGTCTATCCGTCGGTCTCCGGCTCTATCGCGGAAGCCGCGCGTAGGTTGCACTTGAGGTCATGAAGTTCCTGGTGCTCTGGCAGATGGAGCTGAGCCTGCTCTCGCCCGAGATGGCGAGGGCGGTCGGCGCCATGCCGGAGTACGGCGAACGCCTGCAGCGCGAGGGCAAGGTGCTGGCGCGCTATCACGTGGTCGGCTCGCACGGCGGCGCCTGGATCTACGAGGTCGAGTCGCACGAGGAGTTCGAGCGGCTGCTCGGCCGGGCGCCGGTCTTCAACTTCGCCCGGTACACCGTGCACGCGCTCGCCGAGATGACCTGAAACTCGACGCCGGTCCGTGATTGACGGACTACCGGACCCGGAGGATCGTGGCGGGGAGGGGAGGGCCCCATCATGTTCATCGGCCAGGATCTGACCGTCGACCGGCACTTGATCCTCACGCACCGGCTGCGAGCCCGCCGCGTCGAGCTCGGCCTCACCCAAAAGCAGGTCGTCACCCGGCTCGCCCGCCGCGGGATCCGTACCACGAACAAGACCCTGAGCAGCTTCGAGCACGGCGCCGGCGTCGACGTAGTCCGCCTCCCCGAACTAGCCGCAGCCCTCGACTGCACGGTCACCTACCTACTCGGCCTGACCGAGGACCCCACCCAGTGGTCCCCCGACCAGCCAACCCCTCTCCTCCGCCCCAGCACCGCCACCCCAGTAACCGGCAACTGGATCCTCGGCCCCGACGTCCCCACCCGAGCCGCAGCCCACCGCACCTAAAGCGTGGGCGTCAGACCACCGTCGATGGTGATGTCGGCGCCGGTGAGGTTGCCGGCTCGGCTGCTGGCGAGGAAGACGACCAGCGCGGCGACCTCCTCCGAAGTCGTGAAGCGGCCGGTTACCGAGCCGGCGGCAGCCTGAGCCGCGACCGCGGCGGGATCGCCTCCGGCCGCGCCCGATCCGGCAACCGTCTCCGCGACTCCACCCTTGCCCAGCCACAGGTCCGTGGCGACCGGTCCCGGGCTGACGGTGTTGACGCGTACGCCCTGCGGTCCGACCTCCTTCGACAACGCCTTGAAGAAGTTGGCCTGCGCAGCCTTCGCAGCGCTGTAGTCGATCACCAGCGGATCGGGATAGCTCGCATTGACCGAGCACACGGTCACGATGGCCCCGGTCCGCTCGACCAACTGCGGCAACGCAGCCCGCGTAGTCCGTACGGAGGACAGGAAGTCGAGCGTCCAAGTGGCCAGCCACTCCTCGTCGGTGACCGAGGCGAACCCACCCGGCCGCGGACTCACCGCCCCGACGTTGTTGACGAGGATGTCGAACCCGCCCGTCCGCGCCAACGCCTCCGCCACAAAGGCAGCCGGCCCTTCCGGCGTACCGAGATCGACAGCAACGGTCTCGACGCCGAGCGCCGCCAGTTCACCGCCGACCGTCCGAGCGCCCGCGACGACCTTCACCCCTTCGGCCAGCAACTCCTTGGTAATCGCCAGCCCGATGCCCTTACTCGCCCCAGTCACCAGTGCGGTCTTGCCGGCCAACTGCAGATCCATCGCGAGACTCCAGTCCTGAGCGCCCGGCTCGCCCGGGCACCTCACCCTAGTGCGGGTGGTTCTGTCCCGAGCGACAGGACATAGTGCCTGATCTGCCGTCGGCCGCCGCCTCTCTGAGCGTGGCGTCCGCTGGTCCGCTCGACTATGTCCTGTCGCTCGGGACAAGCCGCTTGTTGGTGAGGGCTAGGTGGTACGCCGAGTAGCGGCGGAGGTCCGTGACTCGGCGGAGGTCTATGCGGTCGCAGATCCACTGCCAGTGGAGGGAGACCCAGTCGCCGGGGGAGAGCGGGCCGAGGAGGTCGACCCCGTCGGTGCCGCGGATGACTGTCTCCTTGCGGAGGTTGCCGAGGGACAGTGCATGGCCATCCCAAACCAGAGGGCGGGACTCGACCACGACGTGGGTGCCGACGTCAGCGATCACTCGGCCCCAGCGGATGCGGCACTGGTCGAGCACATGCAGGGCCTGTGCGCTGGCGCGCTCGTCGGGTAGCAGGTCGGCCCAGGGGTAGCAGTAAAAGACCTGATAGCTGTGGTGCGGCATCCCATGGGCCTTCAGGCGCGGGCCGACATCGTCCAGGAGGGTGTTGCCGAGCCAGTACGCCTCGACGATCCGGTGATCGAGGGGGTCTCGCAGGCCAGCGGTCGAGGCGATCATCTCCAGGTACGGCCAGGCGCCCTCGAACTGGCGGGCGCGCTCCCTCAGCCCGTCGTCCACCTCGCCGCTGGATCCGTACGCGAGCAAGCTGTTGCAGTCCGCAGGTCCGCAGTACCCGAGCAGGTTGGGCGCCAGCGCGTACCGGACGAACAGGATCGGCCCGGAGACCATCAGTCGCCCGCCATCACTCGCCGCCGAAGAAGGCGAGCGCGTCGGCCGCCCGCTCGGGGGACATCCGTTCGAGCGCGAAGCCGCTGTGGATCAAGATGTACTCACCCGGTACGAACGGACCGTCCAGCAGCGCCAGGTTGATCTCGCGCACGACTCCGGCGACCTCCACCTGTCCGAGGTCGAGGCCGGGCGTGGTCCGGACGATCCTGCCCGGAATGCCGAGACACATAGCCGCTTTACGCTGTCCCTTCGCTGACTCTCTGTTCGAGCACCAAGTCGGTCACCAGCCGGGCCGCGGTCTCCACCGCACCCTGTACCGCCGGCGTGAGCCCGATGCCGGTGCCGAGGTCAGCCGGCTCGCAACCGACCACGACCACCTTCCCCAAGGTCCCACCAAGTCGTGGCACAAGCGAGAGCACAGCGTCAGGCCCGAGATCATGCGCATCCATGCTGACCTCCGGCCCGGGCTCCGGATCCGGCTCGGCCTCCACGACGTAGACGCTCCCCGGCGCCCCACCCCGCTGCACGACATCCACCAGTACTACGAGCTCGTACGGCTCAAGCAGCTGGTACGCCAGGTGGATCCCGCGAATCCCGAAGTCCTGCACCTCGACGTGATCAGGCCACTCCCGCTTGGCCAACTCCTCGATCACCGACACCCCGAAGGCGTCGTCGCTGCAGAACATGTTGCCCAGCCCGGCCACCAGGATCATTCGGCACCCACCAACGGCTCGATCTCGTCGGGGCTGAAGTAGAGGTACCGCCCGTGCGACCGCTGCACCTCGCCTTCCTCACCATCCAGCGCGACGGCCACATGCGTCTCGCCGTCGACATCGGACAACACCGCGACCACCGTGCCAAGGCGATCGGCGAGGAACATGTCCTGCGCATCGGCCCGCCGTACTCCGGGCCGCAACCGAACCCGTACTCCGTTGCCCACGGCAACCCCGTGCACCATCACGGTGTCATGCTCCGGATCCACACTCGCGTCGTTCCCCGGATCCCACCAGGGCACATCCGATGAGGCCGGCTCAGGCGCCGTCACCTTCCGCAAGTACCGCACAGTGCCGTGCAACCGATCCAGAATCTCCTGCGGCATCGAGTCGACCCGCTCGAGCATCGCCGCAGCCCGCGGATCCGTCCCGCGCACTTCCCGCTTCTCCGCCTCCGTCAGCGTCATCGTCCGCAGACTCAGAATCTCGTCGATCTCAGTAGCGTCGAACAGATCGCCCTGCGACTCCGCTGCGATCTCCGGGTGGTCATAGAGAATGATCGGCGAACACAACAACAATTCACCCGCGAGCACCGGAAAGATCCCGACGTTGTCACACGCCGCGACATACCCGGTAGCCCACTCCGGCGGCTCGAGCAGAGAGATGAACCGAGCCCCATCGGCCTTGACCAGCAAGTGATGCGCAATCAATGCCTGCCGCAACGCAACCGACCGCTCCGCCGTCGAACAGTCACTGGTGTTCTGCAAATGCAGGCGCAATCGCACCACCCCGTAAGGCCCCGGCAGCGTCTCCGCGCTGACGCTCAACAGCCCCGACAACTCCTGCCTGGTCCGTCGCAGTGCCCCACCTTCGATAGATTCCGACTCGATGCCTCCAGCAACCACAAAGGCCCGCTGGCAAGGCAGCTCGGCGAGAGTGAAGCTGACATCGACATACTGCTCGATCGCTTCATCCCACGGCACATACGAAGCGTCGGCGGTCTGCAGCGACTCGACCTCGACTCCATCGGCATCCAGCACCGTACGCCGCTGCGCCTGCAGGAAGCGGATCCGCACGGTCAACTCCGCGGTCCCGCCGTCCAGCAGGCACTCCGTCTGCGACCACGAGCGCTCCGACGGATCGGAGTACCCCGATGGCATCAGCACCCCGAACTGCCACCGCACCTGGTTCTTGCTGTTCGAGGCCCGATACGGATAGAGCACGTACCCCTCGAACAGCAACGCGTCCGCGACCGCCTGAACGCTCTCGAAGGAGGACGTCATTCGAGCTTCTCCTTCAAGAGCCGCTCAATCGCGTCATCCCAACCAGGTAAAGCCTCCCGCGCCCGATAGTCATACAGCTTGTCGAACGTCTCCCGCCGCAACTTCAGCCACGCCGCACCAGGGAAATGCTGATCCATCGCATCCCGCCAGACCGGCACCGGCATCGAGAACGACGTCTCCTTCTGCCAGGCCACCGGGGTCACCGATAACGTTCCGGCCCGCCCGGTGAAGATCGTCCCGCTGAACAACAGCAACAACGGCACCCCGCCTTCGCGAACCGCATAGAGATACTTGTGCGCGGCAACATCGAAGTCGTAGCTACAGGGCAGCGCCAGGTCCACGTCGGTCGATCCGCTGAACCCGGGAACCATTTGCGAGACGAAGGCCAGTTGCAACGGCTTCAACGTCTCACCCCAGCGCGCCCGGTCGCCGAAGAGATCGGCCAGCGCGTCGCCCTCCTCGTCGGAGTACCGCCGCCGGATCGGCTCGATCCGGATCTGGCAACGCAGGGCCAGCGCGTGCACCGGCGCACCGGTGGTCTCGGTGACGTGGAGATGCAGCAGGACGGTCGGCGTGGCGGCGTACCGGTCGGCGTCGGCGCCCGTGCAGACGAACTCCAGGTCAACCACGGCAGCGCTCCAGGATCTCGGCGAAGAACGCGTCGATCCGTCCCCAGACTTCCTCGCCGCCGGCAAAACCTTCCCAGTACTGCCGGACGATGCCGACGAGTTCGTAACACGAGTCGATCGGCACCAGATAGCACTCGAAGCGGTCGTCGAGACGCCGGAGCAGGACCGCCTCGACGTCCGGAAGCAGCTTGCCCAGCAGCGGATCCGCGGCAACGACCTCGTCCCAGCTGGCCAGGTCGAGCAGCGACTCGGTGGGGCCACCCGGGCTCGGGTAGAACG
This region includes:
- a CDS encoding neutral zinc metallopeptidase → MFNLSSKKLRTLAGVAAVAGFAALAVPTQAAQAAGGVPQPVASETGVAAESQAKVQSAQPSTKSYATDTAIVKNNKLYKTGAIAASKCKEVRGPLSTANAVKAYDQTMVNCMWAAWAPTLKASGANYHIKPTLVMYTSRAKTYCGVISQPTSYYCGHGAKAEIYIPGAYVVNFYKQNPVYARAYATNTIAHEYGHHVQYMTGILSASWNRQYALSGSAAKLEENRRRELQASCLGSAMIGANKRYYPMSGALYTQWKYVVSHSGDIKGYPRDHGSFANHNFWSTAGFNASSSATYAKYCNTFNAVSSRVS
- a CDS encoding muconolactone Delta-isomerase family protein — translated: MKFLVLWQMELSLLSPEMARAVGAMPEYGERLQREGKVLARYHVVGSHGGAWIYEVESHEEFERLLGRAPVFNFARYTVHALAEMT
- a CDS encoding alpha/beta hydrolase; the protein is MTSSLSRRSLLVAGAAAVVAGVSGVGLVEAGVVPGRGRLNDVLGLTGEDGVAPDVPPGAVESGSFASAARGTKVGWTVMYPHGSQADDALPVVLMLHGRGGDHTSAINDLNADRYLTAAVQAGTAPFALAAVDGGADNYWHRRASGDDPSRMLTAEFLPVLKKLGLRTERIGVLGWSMGGYGALLLAADEGAKQVAAVGALSPALWHKASQAAGGAYDGSDDFQRNQVFGRAADLKDVALRIDCGRDDPFADAVRDLRTEVTADGGLQAGAHTVGYWRRMLGPQLAFLGEKIRD
- a CDS encoding phospho-sugar mutase produces the protein MVTVNEAVLIRTAAQAWLAEDPDPDTRAELQALLDSGAEADAELADRFAGTLEFGTAGLRGAVGAGSNRMNRVVVIRAAAGLAAYLKANGLTDGPVLIGYDARHKSDVFAEDTAAVIRGAGLDAVLLDRPTPTPVVAFGIRHLKAVAGVVVTASHNPPQDNGYKVYLGDGSQIVPPADSEIAAAIEAVGAIASVPRGDDWQTAGDDLLNAYLDRIATLVPADAPRELNVAYTPLHGVGRLLVEAAVSRAGFAAPSVVASQADPDPDFPTVSFPNPEEPGAIDAALELARSVGADIAVANDPDADRCAVAVPDPAADGGWRMLRGDELGALLGEFLLSSRPSGVAACSIVSSSLLGKIAAAYDVDYADTLTGFKWIGRVPNLVFGYEEALGYCVDPEAVKDKDGISTLIRVLQLAAGAKASGRTLLDLLDDLAKKYGLHATDQLAVRVEDLSLITAAMGRLRATPPTQLGDHAVERAEDLNEGTETLPPTDGLRYTLSEGARVVVRPSGTEPKIKCYLEVVIPVSGDDVAAARAQATVELTAIKQALAAAAGI
- a CDS encoding NAD(P)H-quinone dehydrogenase, whose amino-acid sequence is MARVVIIGGGPGGYEAASAAAQLGAEVTVVDSDGIGGSCVLTDCVPSKTLIATAEVMTEVEDAGQLGVRLDDGDDDPANSVRVDLSVVNKRVKALAAAQSEGIGRRLADDKVRVINGRGRLDGPETVVVGDERLDADVVLIATGARPRVLKGSEPDGERILTWEQVYELDELPERLIVVGSGVTGAEFASAYDALGSDVVLVSSRDRVLPGEDKDAAEVLEDVFKRRGMTVLGKSRAESVKRHGDGVLVTLTDGRTVEGSHALLAVGSLPNTEDMGLVESGVSLGDGGFVTVDRVSRTTARGVYAAGDCTGVLMLASVAAMQGRIAMSHALGDAVAPLDLSTVSSNVFTAPEIATVGLTQAVLDAGGSTAMVVKVPLRDNARAKMQGNRDGFVKLFCLPNTGIIVGGVVVAPRASELIHPISLAVGARLTVDQMAQSFTVYPSVSGSIAEAARRLHLRS
- a CDS encoding SDR family oxidoreductase — its product is MDLQLAGKTALVTGASKGIGLAITKELLAEGVKVVAGARTVGGELAALGVETVAVDLGTPEGPAAFVAEALARTGGFDILVNNVGAVSPRPGGFASVTDEEWLATWTLDFLSSVRTTRAALPQLVERTGAIVTVCSVNASYPDPLVIDYSAAKAAQANFFKALSKEVGPQGVRVNTVSPGPVATDLWLGKGGVAETVAGSGAAGGDPAAVAAQAAAGSVTGRFTTSEEVAALVVFLASSRAGNLTGADITIDGGLTPTL
- a CDS encoding helix-turn-helix domain-containing protein, giving the protein MFIGQDLTVDRHLILTHRLRARRVELGLTQKQVVTRLARRGIRTTNKTLSSFEHGAGVDVVRLPELAAALDCTVTYLLGLTEDPTQWSPDQPTPLLRPSTATPVTGNWILGPDVPTRAAAHRT
- a CDS encoding DUF6390 family protein, which codes for MVSGPILFVRYALAPNLLGYCGPADCNSLLAYGSSGEVDDGLRERARQFEGAWPYLEMIASTAGLRDPLDHRIVEAYWLGNTLLDDVGPRLKAHGMPHHSYQVFYCYPWADLLPDERASAQALHVLDQCRIRWGRVIADVGTHVVVESRPLVWDGHALSLGNLRKETVIRGTDGVDLLGPLSPGDWVSLHWQWICDRIDLRRVTDLRRYSAYHLALTNKRLVPSDRT
- a CDS encoding gamma-glutamylcyclotransferase, with product MTLYAAFASNLDPNLMAERCPYSPLRGTGWIVGWRLTFGGEELGWEGSMATVVEDPSDPTNQVFVALYDVSPKDVERLDEWEFIDQGVYRKIQVRVQTLDGEQLAWMYVLNAYEGGLPSARYLGILAEAAEAAGAPDDYVADLRARPCQSSGH
- a CDS encoding HypC/HybG/HupF family hydrogenase formation chaperone, whose protein sequence is MCLGIPGRIVRTTPGLDLGQVEVAGVVREINLALLDGPFVPGEYILIHSGFALERMSPERAADALAFFGGE
- a CDS encoding hydrogenase maturation protease, with product MILVAGLGNMFCSDDAFGVSVIEELAKREWPDHVEVQDFGIRGIHLAYQLLEPYELVVLVDVVQRGGAPGSVYVVEAEPDPEPGPEVSMDAHDLGPDAVLSLVPRLGGTLGKVVVVGCEPADLGTGIGLTPAVQGAVETAARLVTDLVLEQRVSEGTA
- a CDS encoding PH domain-containing protein; protein product: MNSKSLENEQYLSQSNRITAVVVMVIGALGVIDILAEWRTLGGLVAGCVIGLVVLAAYVGLFRPSVTLRPGDLLIRNHLRDHVVPWNKITDVDVTDILRIHTDDRRLRCPGVQLVMRDIRKQRAGGRKLKAENSMSRAEFVVDRIDYHVNLYGGTGSADAEIVTSWARPELTIAAVLAVVALVAQLLR